A window from Cellulomonas sp. C5510 encodes these proteins:
- a CDS encoding ABC transporter permease gives MTAAAPGRPRAARRTRGPAVRGVRAVVRTLGAPGVLAAAAVLVMAVAVVRPGLLAPGDPTAIDARAAFTPPGPGHWLGTDESGRDVWTRVVHGAGASLGIGAAATAIGVGAGLVLGFAAGLGPRWLDAAIGRVLEVLFALPTLVLALLLVAVLGAGVEASVLAVGAATAPGYARMLRGRVRAVTASGYVEAARLEGHGPLRVLTRHVLPNTLWPLVSVATLGIGQAVVWVCALSFLGLGTLPPSPEWGAMLNAGRVYIGTAWWLTVFPGLAITVTAAALTALGRRLGTVGA, from the coding sequence GTGACCGCCGCAGCCCCCGGACGTCCCCGCGCCGCGCGCCGGACCCGGGGTCCCGCCGTCCGCGGTGTGCGCGCGGTGGTGCGCACGCTCGGCGCCCCCGGAGTCCTCGCGGCGGCCGCCGTGCTGGTCATGGCGGTCGCGGTCGTCCGCCCGGGCCTGCTCGCCCCCGGCGACCCGACCGCCATCGACGCCCGCGCCGCGTTCACGCCCCCTGGCCCGGGGCACTGGCTCGGCACGGACGAGTCCGGGCGCGACGTCTGGACCCGCGTCGTGCACGGCGCCGGCGCCTCGCTCGGCATCGGCGCGGCGGCCACCGCCATCGGCGTGGGCGCCGGGCTCGTGCTCGGCTTCGCCGCCGGTCTGGGCCCGCGGTGGCTCGACGCCGCGATCGGCCGGGTGCTCGAGGTGCTGTTCGCGCTGCCGACGCTGGTGCTCGCGCTCCTGCTCGTCGCGGTGCTGGGCGCCGGCGTCGAGGCGTCGGTGCTCGCGGTCGGCGCCGCGACCGCCCCGGGGTACGCACGCATGCTCCGGGGCCGCGTGCGCGCCGTGACGGCGAGCGGCTACGTCGAGGCGGCCCGGCTCGAGGGGCACGGGCCGCTGCGGGTGCTGACGCGCCACGTGCTGCCCAACACGCTCTGGCCGCTGGTGTCGGTGGCCACGCTCGGGATCGGGCAGGCCGTGGTCTGGGTGTGCGCGCTGAGCTTCCTGGGTCTCGGCACGCTGCCGCCGTCGCCGGAGTGGGGGGCGATGCTCAACGCCGGGCGGGTCTACATCGGCACGGCGTGGTGGCTGACGGTGTTCCCGGGCCTCGCGATCACGGTGACGGCGGCGGCGCTGACGGCGCTGGGCCGGCGCCTCGGGACGGTGGGGGCGTGA
- the nikE gene encoding ABC transporter ATP-binding protein, with translation MSAPEVPRGAGAVVLDVAGLRVGFGATDVLHGVDLRVAAGECVAVVGGSGAGKSVLARTLVGLAGEGGRARVRSDRFALLGREAPAPGSRAWRAVRGRDVGLVLQDALGSLDPLRTVGAEVGEALAVRRPRPPRAERTRRVLAALAEVGLPQPEVRVRQRPPELSGGMRQRALIASALVARPPLLVADEPTTALDATVAARVLALLGELRDRGTAVVLVTHDLGAVARVADRVVVLHEGRVVESGPVARVLAEPREPYTRELLAAARLGDGPGSVPPPGPVLLRGRSLRRSFPLPGGGRLDAVADVDVEVRAGEAVGLVGESGSGKTTLARLLLAADRPDGGEVVLDGRPWSALPERERRPRRPGVRLVPQDPLGAVDPRLTVRAVLRDALATAPAPRDDDDAECARLLAAVRLPGDVLDRRPRTLSGGQRQRVAIARALASRPRVLLLDEPVSALDVQVQAAVLDLLVDLRRESGVAMVLVSHDLAVVRRVCDRVLVMSGGRVVEEGAVADVFDAPRHPVTRDLLAARAV, from the coding sequence GTGAGCGCGCCGGAGGTCCCGCGGGGCGCCGGCGCCGTGGTGCTCGACGTCGCCGGGCTGCGGGTCGGCTTCGGCGCGACCGACGTGCTGCACGGCGTCGACCTGCGGGTGGCGGCCGGCGAGTGCGTCGCCGTGGTCGGCGGCTCCGGCGCGGGCAAGTCCGTGCTGGCGCGCACCCTCGTCGGGCTGGCGGGGGAGGGCGGCCGGGCGCGCGTGCGGTCCGACCGCTTCGCGCTGCTCGGCCGGGAGGCCCCGGCGCCCGGGTCCCGTGCCTGGCGGGCCGTCCGGGGGCGGGACGTGGGCCTGGTGCTCCAGGACGCGCTGGGCTCGCTCGACCCTCTGCGGACGGTCGGGGCCGAGGTCGGGGAGGCGCTCGCGGTGCGCCGCCCCCGTCCACCGCGGGCGGAGCGGACCCGGCGCGTGCTGGCGGCGCTGGCGGAGGTCGGTCTGCCGCAGCCGGAGGTGCGTGTCCGGCAGCGCCCGCCGGAGCTCTCGGGCGGCATGCGGCAGCGCGCGCTGATCGCCTCCGCGCTGGTCGCCCGGCCGCCGCTGCTGGTCGCGGACGAGCCGACCACCGCCCTCGACGCGACGGTCGCGGCGCGGGTGCTCGCCCTGCTGGGGGAGCTGCGGGACCGCGGCACGGCGGTCGTCCTCGTGACGCACGACCTCGGGGCGGTCGCGCGGGTGGCCGACCGCGTCGTCGTGCTGCACGAGGGCCGCGTCGTCGAGTCCGGCCCCGTCGCGCGCGTGCTGGCGGAGCCGCGCGAGCCGTACACCCGGGAGCTGCTCGCCGCGGCGCGGCTGGGCGACGGACCGGGGTCGGTGCCGCCGCCCGGGCCGGTGCTGCTCCGCGGCCGGTCGCTGCGCCGGTCCTTCCCGCTGCCGGGCGGCGGGCGCCTGGATGCGGTGGCGGACGTCGACGTCGAGGTGCGGGCCGGGGAGGCCGTCGGGCTGGTGGGCGAGTCGGGCTCGGGCAAGACGACGCTCGCACGGCTGCTGCTCGCGGCCGACCGCCCCGACGGCGGGGAGGTGGTGCTCGACGGGCGGCCGTGGTCGGCGCTGCCCGAGCGGGAGCGCCGACCACGGCGCCCGGGCGTCCGGCTGGTCCCCCAGGACCCGCTGGGTGCGGTCGACCCGCGGCTCACGGTCCGGGCGGTGCTGCGGGACGCGCTCGCGACGGCCCCGGCCCCGCGCGACGACGACGACGCGGAGTGCGCGCGGCTGCTCGCCGCCGTGCGGCTGCCGGGGGACGTGCTCGACCGGCGGCCCCGCACGCTGTCGGGCGGGCAGCGGCAGCGGGTCGCGATCGCCCGGGCGCTGGCCTCGCGCCCGCGGGTGCTGCTGCTGGACGAGCCGGTCTCGGCGCTCGACGTCCAGGTCCAGGCGGCGGTCCTCGACCTGCTGGTGGATCTGCGGCGCGAGTCCGGCGTCGCGATGGTGCTGGTGTCGCACGACCTCGCGGTGGTGCGCCGGGTCTGCGACCGGGTGCTCGTGATGAGCGGGGGCCGGGTCGTGGAGGAGGGTGCCGTCGCCGACGTGTTCGACGCCCCGCGGCACCCGGTGACCCGCGACCTGCTGGCGGCCCGGGCGGTCTGA
- a CDS encoding TetR/AcrR family transcriptional regulator, translated as MLEEAAGELFLERGYAATSVADITRRAGVSRSTFFNYFPGKADLLWAAFDERAERLRAGLAGADPDAAPGAVLAAALRELAADLPAEHVALAFTQADAMGLGEDLRLAAARRTADLGATLAAYAVARGVDPLRARVAGTAWAGALAAAVEAWAHAGADRTRLPDLLDRALEPVRAALP; from the coding sequence ATGCTCGAGGAGGCAGCCGGGGAGCTGTTCCTCGAGCGCGGGTACGCCGCCACGTCCGTCGCCGACATCACCCGCCGCGCCGGCGTCTCGCGCAGCACCTTCTTCAACTACTTCCCGGGCAAGGCCGACCTGCTGTGGGCGGCCTTCGACGAGCGGGCCGAACGGCTGCGCGCGGGGCTGGCGGGCGCCGACCCGGACGCTGCCCCCGGTGCCGTGCTCGCGGCCGCCCTGCGCGAGCTCGCGGCGGACCTGCCGGCGGAGCACGTGGCCCTCGCGTTCACGCAGGCCGACGCCATGGGTCTGGGCGAGGACCTCCGGCTCGCCGCCGCCCGGCGCACCGCCGACCTCGGGGCGACGCTCGCCGCGTACGCCGTCGCGCGGGGGGTCGACCCGCTGCGCGCCCGCGTGGCCGGCACCGCCTGGGCGGGTGCGCTCGCCGCGGCCGTCGAGGCGTGGGCGCACGCAGGGGCCGACCGCACGCGGCTGCCGGACCTGCTCGACCGGGCGCTGGAGCCGGTGCGCGCCGCCCTGCCCTGA
- a CDS encoding ABC transporter permease: protein MAPGRAARPSVRARRVLLWLLRRAGSVVLVAWVVATVVFFALRAAGGDPTEAILGGPGSQAGPDAVAAARARYGLDQPLLVQYAVQVWRVLTLDLGESYARTVPVADLLAEQLPGTLLLAVASLALAWVLALAVATAAARASGPVGRACAAALRGAEVVAAVLPHFWLGAVLIVVFSSTLGWLPATSSGTDPAGLVLPTVTLAVPVAGFLGQVMRDSLDEAAAAPFATSARARGASPGRVLWRHTLRHGVLPAVALSGWAFGSLLSGAVVVETLFGRPGLGRLLLDATMQRDVPVVVGAVVVVAVAYVAVMLLVDVLERLLDPRLRPAAEVAGARAPATSREPAVLG, encoded by the coding sequence GTGGCCCCGGGGCGGGCGGCGCGACCGTCGGTGCGGGCGCGGCGGGTGCTGCTCTGGCTGCTCCGCCGCGCCGGGTCCGTCGTGCTCGTCGCCTGGGTGGTGGCGACCGTGGTGTTCTTCGCCCTGCGCGCCGCCGGCGGCGACCCCACGGAGGCGATCCTCGGCGGACCCGGGTCGCAGGCCGGCCCCGACGCGGTCGCCGCCGCGCGCGCCCGGTACGGGCTCGACCAGCCGCTGCTCGTGCAGTACGCGGTGCAGGTGTGGCGGGTGCTGACCCTCGACCTGGGGGAGTCGTACGCCCGGACCGTGCCCGTCGCCGACCTGCTGGCGGAGCAGCTGCCCGGCACGCTGCTGCTCGCGGTCGCGTCGCTCGCGCTGGCGTGGGTGCTCGCGCTCGCGGTGGCGACGGCGGCCGCCCGGGCCTCCGGACCGGTCGGGCGGGCCTGCGCGGCGGCGCTGCGCGGCGCCGAGGTGGTCGCCGCCGTGCTCCCGCACTTCTGGCTCGGCGCGGTGCTCATCGTGGTGTTCTCCTCGACGCTCGGGTGGCTCCCGGCGACCAGCTCCGGCACCGACCCCGCCGGTCTCGTGCTGCCGACCGTGACGCTCGCCGTGCCGGTGGCCGGGTTCCTCGGGCAGGTCATGCGCGACTCGCTGGACGAGGCCGCCGCGGCGCCGTTCGCGACCTCGGCCCGCGCCCGCGGCGCCTCGCCCGGGCGGGTGCTGTGGCGCCACACGCTGCGCCACGGCGTGCTGCCCGCGGTCGCGCTGTCCGGCTGGGCGTTCGGGTCGCTGCTCAGCGGCGCGGTGGTGGTGGAGACGCTGTTCGGCCGGCCGGGGCTGGGGCGCCTGCTGCTCGACGCGACGATGCAGCGGGACGTGCCCGTGGTGGTCGGCGCGGTGGTCGTCGTGGCGGTCGCGTACGTGGCCGTCATGCTGCTGGTCGACGTCCTGGAGCGGCTGCTCGACCCGCGGCTGCGCCCGGCCGCGGAGGTCGCGGGGGCCCGGGCGCCCGCGACCTCCCGGGAGCCGGCGGTGCTCGGGTGA
- a CDS encoding ABC transporter substrate-binding protein has protein sequence MPDAASRPRRLRRTARAAAPAAVLALVLAACSGGDGGAQDDATPRTGGTLVYATGDAEPTCLDPHVGGNYPQALISTQYLEPLVGRDADGTILPWLATEWTTSEDGLTWDFTLADDVTFTDGTPFDAAAVKANIEHLQDPDTGSSTGYLAVQKVEQVEVVDATHARFHLSAPDSALLESLSQQWTAMQSPAGIARGTDANCAAPVGTGPFVVESWTPQQQVELVRNEDYVARDPQAAHEGTASLERIVWRFIPDAATRYAALRSGEVQVIDNPQPDAIAQADAGGDITHLDAPRPGSVNRIELNSAQPPFDDIRVREAFVRAADVDPGIETLFAGTATRSSSPLSSVEPVAYSDPDLFGTDTDRAEQLLDDAGWTERDADGYRTRDGERLTVRFPVSTNQSVAAEQSLFEQIQANAKAVGFDVVLTPLDLSAWYGALGAHEYEAVSAPYTKVGPDVLRILYHSDGTVPAPSGYFANHAGVTDPELDALLDEASATADADQRADLYRQAQQRVLEGYYILPLYDQQNHFLTRGVTGVRTLDTVATPTFLDARLAS, from the coding sequence GTGCCCGACGCCGCTTCCCGACCCCGACGCCTGCGCCGCACCGCGCGCGCCGCCGCGCCCGCCGCGGTGCTCGCCCTCGTGCTGGCCGCCTGCTCCGGCGGCGACGGCGGCGCGCAGGACGACGCCACCCCGCGCACGGGTGGCACGCTCGTGTACGCGACGGGCGACGCCGAGCCGACCTGCCTCGACCCGCACGTCGGCGGCAACTACCCGCAGGCCCTGATCAGCACGCAGTACCTGGAGCCGCTCGTCGGGAGGGACGCGGACGGGACGATCCTGCCGTGGCTCGCCACGGAGTGGACGACCTCCGAGGACGGCCTGACCTGGGACTTCACCCTCGCGGACGACGTGACCTTCACCGACGGCACCCCGTTCGACGCCGCGGCGGTCAAGGCGAACATCGAGCACCTGCAGGACCCGGACACCGGGTCGTCCACCGGCTACCTCGCGGTGCAGAAGGTCGAGCAGGTCGAGGTCGTCGACGCCACGCACGCCCGGTTCCACCTGTCGGCCCCGGACTCCGCGCTGCTGGAGTCGCTCAGCCAGCAGTGGACCGCCATGCAGTCACCCGCCGGCATCGCCCGCGGGACGGACGCCAACTGCGCGGCCCCCGTCGGCACCGGCCCGTTCGTCGTGGAGTCCTGGACCCCGCAGCAGCAGGTCGAGCTCGTCCGCAACGAGGACTACGTGGCCCGTGACCCGCAGGCCGCCCACGAGGGCACCGCGTCCCTGGAGCGCATCGTCTGGCGGTTCATCCCCGACGCCGCGACCCGCTACGCGGCGCTGCGCTCCGGCGAGGTCCAGGTGATCGACAACCCGCAGCCCGACGCGATCGCGCAGGCGGACGCCGGCGGCGACATCACGCACCTCGACGCCCCGCGGCCCGGGTCGGTGAACCGCATCGAGCTGAACAGCGCCCAGCCGCCGTTCGACGACATCCGGGTGCGGGAGGCGTTCGTCCGGGCCGCCGACGTCGACCCCGGCATCGAGACCCTGTTCGCCGGCACCGCGACCCGCTCGTCCTCGCCGCTGTCGAGCGTGGAGCCGGTCGCGTACTCCGACCCGGACCTGTTCGGCACCGACACCGACCGCGCCGAGCAGCTGCTGGACGACGCGGGCTGGACGGAGCGGGATGCCGACGGGTACCGCACCCGGGACGGGGAGCGCCTGACCGTGCGGTTCCCGGTGAGCACCAACCAGTCGGTGGCCGCCGAGCAGTCGCTGTTCGAGCAGATCCAGGCCAACGCCAAGGCCGTCGGGTTCGACGTGGTGCTCACGCCGCTGGACCTGTCCGCCTGGTACGGCGCCCTGGGCGCCCACGAGTACGAGGCGGTCTCCGCGCCGTACACGAAGGTCGGGCCGGACGTGCTGCGGATCCTCTACCACTCCGACGGCACCGTCCCCGCGCCCAGCGGCTACTTCGCCAACCACGCGGGCGTCACCGACCCGGAGCTCGATGCGCTGCTCGACGAGGCGTCCGCGACGGCCGACGCGGACCAGCGCGCCGACCTGTACCGGCAGGCGCAGCAGCGCGTGCTCGAGGGGTACTACATCCTGCCGCTGTACGACCAGCAGAACCACTTCCTCACCCGCGGCGTCACGGGGGTGCGGACGCTCGACACCGTGGCGACGCCGACGTTCCTCGACGCGCGCCTGGCGTCCTGA